A genome region from Aliivibrio salmonicida LFI1238 includes the following:
- a CDS encoding IS982-like element ISVsa6 family transposase: MNKLVDIFCDVDDFCYQFLSQWEKYLVEASERKRKRQSVMSTSECMTIVIAFHQSNHRDFKNFYIGLVHQYWKGYFPNLLSYTRFVSKMPSLIAPMCAYFQSIKGKPTGIAFVDSTSLKVCHNIRIPRHKVFDGVAKRGKGTMGWFFGFKLHLLINHLGEIISLKITAGNVNDRTPVPDLCKELSGKLYADKGYIGKKLSESLKNSDVDLVTTSRKNMKAKEISAFDKAMLSKRYIIETINDQLKNISQIEHSRHRSVTGFMLNVISGVVAYCLKKQKPRIKLSECEFELILA, from the coding sequence ATGAATAAATTAGTTGATATATTTTGTGATGTCGATGATTTTTGTTATCAATTCTTATCTCAATGGGAAAAATACCTTGTTGAGGCTAGTGAGAGAAAAAGAAAACGTCAGTCAGTAATGTCTACTAGTGAATGTATGACTATTGTCATCGCTTTTCATCAATCAAATCATAGAGATTTCAAGAACTTCTATATCGGGTTAGTTCATCAATATTGGAAAGGATACTTTCCAAATTTACTTAGCTACACTCGATTTGTGAGCAAAATGCCTAGCCTAATCGCCCCAATGTGTGCCTATTTTCAATCTATCAAAGGTAAGCCGACTGGCATTGCTTTTGTTGACTCCACGAGTCTTAAAGTATGCCATAACATTCGAATTCCTCGCCATAAAGTCTTTGATGGTGTTGCGAAAAGAGGAAAAGGTACCATGGGATGGTTTTTCGGCTTCAAACTTCATTTATTGATTAACCATCTTGGAGAAATTATTTCGCTGAAAATCACAGCTGGCAATGTAAATGATAGGACTCCTGTACCTGATTTATGCAAAGAACTCTCGGGGAAATTGTACGCTGATAAAGGGTACATAGGTAAAAAGTTGAGTGAGAGCTTAAAGAACTCTGATGTCGATTTAGTGACTACCTCGCGAAAAAACATGAAAGCAAAAGAGATAAGTGCTTTTGATAAGGCTATGTTATCAAAGAGATACATTATCGAAACGATAAATGACCAATTGAAGAATATCTCTCAAATTGAACATAGCCGTCATCGTAGCGTGACTGGTTTCATGCTAAATGTAATTTCAGGCGTTGTGGCTTATTGTTTAAAAAAACAAAAGCCACGAATTAAGCTATCAGAATGTGAATTTGAACTAATCCTCGCTTAA